A single Lactuca sativa cultivar Salinas chromosome 8, Lsat_Salinas_v11, whole genome shotgun sequence DNA region contains:
- the LOC111906281 gene encoding secreted RxLR effector protein 161-like: MPRYVLMKEELDDGTMYRQLVGSLIYLTLSRPDIAYVVGVMSRYMQNPKKPHLDAARRILRYVKGTIDYGLLYKRGEDCKLVGYCDADYAGDHDTRRSTTGYVFKLGSGPISWCSKRQPTISLSTTEAEYKAAAVAAQESTWLVLLMEDLHQKIDYAVPLHCDNQSAIRLAENPVFHARTKHVEVHYHFIREKVLTEEIEMRQIKTDDQIADLFTKGLSTGRCEGFRCQLNMVRRMRASAEGEC, encoded by the coding sequence ATGCCAAGATATGTGCTCATGAAGGAAGAGTTGGACGATGGAACGATGTATCGACAACTAGTAGGTAGTCTTATCTACCTAACTTTATCTCGGCCTGACATTGCTTATGTTGTTGGAGTTATGAGTCGATACATGCAGAATCCGAAGAAACCTCATTTGGATGCTGCCCGACGGATCTTGAGATATGTCAAAGGTACAATTGACTATGGTCTCTTGTATAAAAGAGGAGAAGACTGCAAGTTGGTTGGATATTGTGATGCTGACTATGCAGGAGACCATGATACCCGAAGATCAACCACTGGGTATGTGTTCAAGCTTGGGTCGGGACCAATATCATGGTGTAGTAAAAGACAACCAACAATATCATTGTCAACCACGGAAGCGGAGTACAAAGCAGCGGCCGTAGCAGCTCAAGAAAGTACATGGTTGGTACTCCTAATGGAGGACTTACATCAAAAAATTGACTATGCAGTACCACTTCACTGTGACAACCAATCTGCAATTCGGCTGGCAGAAAATCCAGTATTTCATGCTAGAACAAAGCATGTGGAAGTGCATTATCACTTTATCAGAGAGAAAGTCTTGACGGAAGAAATTGAGATGCGGCAGATCAAGACCGATGACCAAATAGCAGACTTGTTCACCAAAGGGCTGAGTACTGGAAGATGTGAAGGTTTTCGCTGTCAGCTTAACATGGTACGAAGAATGAGGGCTAGTGCTGAGGGGGAGTGTTAA